The proteins below come from a single Tissierellales bacterium genomic window:
- a CDS encoding SDR family NAD(P)-dependent oxidoreductase — translation MIKRFEDKVVLITGGSGDIGKTAAELFLKEGAKVAIVGTNDEKLAKVKESLGDVLTIRADVTKEEEVKNYVEKTVEEYGRIDVFFNNAGTEGKISSIIEQDMNDVRKVIDINVIGAFMGLKYVIPVMQKQGSGSIINTSSDAGLAGSPGLAPYVASKHAVVGLTKTAALEVAKDNIRVNSINPTNIEGRMMESIESGLDPEDPESIKQEWLNAIPMGRYATLEEVAKLVLFLASDDASFITGAQYVIDGGILA, via the coding sequence ATGATTAAGAGGTTTGAAGACAAGGTAGTTTTAATTACAGGTGGATCAGGAGATATTGGAAAAACTGCAGCTGAATTATTTTTAAAAGAAGGTGCAAAGGTTGCTATCGTGGGAACTAATGATGAAAAGTTAGCAAAAGTAAAAGAAAGTTTGGGAGATGTCCTAACGATTAGAGCAGATGTAACTAAAGAAGAAGAAGTTAAAAACTATGTAGAGAAAACAGTTGAAGAATATGGAAGAATTGACGTATTCTTTAATAACGCTGGAACTGAAGGGAAAATTTCATCAATAATAGAACAAGACATGAATGATGTTAGGAAAGTTATAGACATTAACGTAATTGGTGCGTTTATGGGACTAAAATATGTAATCCCTGTAATGCAAAAACAAGGATCTGGTAGTATTATAAACACATCATCAGATGCAGGTTTAGCAGGATCACCAGGGCTGGCTCCATATGTAGCATCAAAACATGCAGTTGTTGGACTTACAAAAACTGCAGCTTTAGAAGTTGCAAAGGATAATATTAGAGTAAATTCTATTAATCCTACTAATATAGAAGGAAGAATGATGGAATCTATAGAATCGGGTCTAGATCCTGAAGATCCAGAATCAATAAAACAAGAATGGCTTAATGCAATACCAATGGGAAGATACGCAACATTAGAGGAAGTTGCGAAACTTGTATTGTTTTTAGCATCAGATGACGCATCATTTATAACAGGAGCTCAATATGTAATTGACGGAGGAATATTAGCTTAA